One Gemmatimonadota bacterium genomic region harbors:
- a CDS encoding zinc ribbon domain-containing protein — translation MTASTTTCPGCGATASGKFCSDCGAALIGARCTSCQTLLTPGAQFCHRCGGTVASGRGSARANASAAMGSDSRSIVPWVVAGAALLAVVIMVANQQSSTTASAAAPEGMVAPFAGGGGAVRAPDISQMSPQERADRLYDRVMKLAAEGKPDSAAFFASMAVGAYESLAPLSADQRYDMGRMAEMAGDLATARAQSDTILREQPDHLLGIILDARVVMARGDSTGGRQRLQRLAKVETTERAKALEEYERHRGDIDAALALVRP, via the coding sequence ATGACTGCCTCCACGACGACCTGTCCCGGCTGTGGCGCGACCGCCTCGGGAAAATTTTGCTCCGACTGCGGCGCTGCCCTCATCGGTGCCCGCTGCACCTCCTGCCAAACCCTGCTCACCCCGGGGGCACAGTTTTGCCACCGATGCGGAGGGACCGTCGCGTCGGGTCGCGGATCTGCGCGCGCCAACGCCAGCGCGGCGATGGGATCGGACTCTCGCAGCATCGTGCCCTGGGTCGTTGCTGGTGCCGCGCTCCTCGCCGTGGTCATCATGGTCGCGAACCAGCAGTCCAGCACCACGGCGTCAGCCGCAGCGCCGGAAGGGATGGTCGCGCCATTCGCCGGGGGTGGCGGGGCCGTCCGAGCGCCCGACATCTCACAGATGTCGCCGCAGGAGCGCGCCGACCGGCTCTACGATCGCGTCATGAAGCTCGCCGCCGAGGGAAAGCCGGATTCTGCTGCCTTCTTTGCCTCCATGGCGGTTGGAGCCTACGAAAGCCTGGCGCCGCTTTCCGCCGACCAGCGCTACGACATGGGGCGCATGGCCGAGATGGCCGGCGACCTGGCCACCGCACGCGCCCAATCCGATACGATCCTGCGTGAACAGCCCGATCACCTCCTGGGGATCATCCTCGACGCCCGGGTGGTGATGGCCCGCGGCGACTCGACCGGGGGGCGCCAGCGGCTCCAGCGCCTGGCCAAGGTGGAAACCACCGAGCGCGCCAAGGCGCTGGAGGAGTACGAACGTCATCGGGGCGACATCGACGCGGCGCTGGCGCTCGTGCGACCATAG
- the glnA gene encoding type I glutamate--ammonia ligase, with translation MRNQFAGASPQDILAYAAAHDVRFLRLQFTDILGVNKNVEIPRSQFEKALAGDILFDGSSIEGFVRIEESDMLLVPDLATFRVFPWGDPEQRVARLICDIAAPDGTPFEGDPRRVLKQQIARAASHGYTMNAGMEAEFFVFKSAREGEPATATHDVGSYFDMAPADLGEDARRAMVSTLEQMGFEVEAAHHEVAHGQHEIDFRYADALTTADNIATFRFVVKYVANQFGLTASFMPKPIFGQPGSGMHTHQSLFKDGVNAFWDKGAQWELSPVALHYIGGILKHARGFCAITNPLVNSYKRLVPGYEAPVNVAWSMRNRSPLVRVPARRGTGTRIEVRVPDPSANPYLALAVMLAAGLDGIETKADHREPVDTNIFEMSFREKRRLRIDDLPHDLNEACDELEKDDVILTALGRHIATHFLDAKRQEWRDYITQVHQWELEHYLLKY, from the coding sequence ATGCGGAACCAGTTTGCCGGGGCCTCCCCGCAGGACATCCTCGCCTATGCGGCCGCGCACGACGTGCGCTTCCTTCGGCTGCAGTTCACGGACATTCTTGGCGTCAACAAGAATGTCGAGATCCCGAGGTCGCAGTTCGAAAAGGCGCTTGCCGGCGACATCCTGTTTGATGGGTCCTCGATCGAGGGGTTCGTGCGGATCGAGGAGTCGGACATGCTGCTGGTGCCGGATCTTGCGACGTTCCGGGTCTTTCCGTGGGGCGATCCCGAGCAGCGTGTGGCGCGACTGATTTGCGACATCGCGGCGCCGGATGGTACGCCGTTCGAGGGGGATCCGCGCCGGGTGCTCAAGCAGCAGATCGCGCGCGCGGCGTCGCATGGGTACACGATGAATGCGGGGATGGAAGCGGAGTTCTTCGTGTTCAAGTCGGCGCGTGAGGGGGAGCCCGCCACCGCGACGCACGACGTGGGCTCCTACTTCGACATGGCGCCGGCCGACCTGGGCGAGGATGCGCGGCGCGCGATGGTGTCCACCCTGGAGCAGATGGGCTTTGAGGTGGAGGCGGCGCACCACGAGGTGGCGCACGGCCAGCACGAGATCGACTTCCGGTACGCGGATGCCCTGACGACGGCGGACAACATCGCGACGTTCCGGTTTGTCGTGAAGTACGTCGCGAACCAGTTCGGGCTGACGGCGTCGTTCATGCCGAAGCCGATCTTTGGGCAGCCCGGGAGCGGGATGCACACGCACCAGTCGTTGTTCAAGGATGGCGTCAACGCCTTCTGGGACAAGGGTGCGCAGTGGGAGTTGAGCCCGGTGGCGCTGCACTACATCGGCGGGATCCTCAAGCACGCGCGTGGCTTTTGCGCGATCACGAACCCACTGGTGAATTCGTACAAGCGCCTGGTGCCAGGGTACGAGGCGCCGGTGAACGTGGCGTGGTCGATGCGCAATCGGTCGCCGCTGGTGCGCGTGCCGGCGCGCCGTGGGACGGGGACGCGTATTGAGGTGCGGGTGCCGGATCCGTCGGCCAACCCGTACCTCGCGCTTGCCGTGATGCTGGCGGCCGGGTTGGATGGGATCGAGACGAAGGCGGACCATCGCGAGCCGGTGGATACGAACATCTTCGAGATGTCGTTCCGCGAGAAGCGGCGCCTGCGCATCGACGACCTGCCGCACGACCTGAACGAGGCGTGTGATGAGCTGGAGAAGGACGATGTGATCCTCACCGCGCTGGGTCGGCACATCGCGACGCATTTTCTCGATGCGAAGCGGCAGGAGTGGCGGGACTACATCACGCAGGTGCACCAGTGGGAGCTGGAGCACTACCTGCTGAAGTACTGA
- a CDS encoding DUF2892 domain-containing protein: protein MAATAFFARNEGTVDRALRVLLGVALLYFAFSGRGVWGYIGIVPLVTGLVGSCPLYSLLGMNTCPVKR, encoded by the coding sequence ATGGCTGCCACTGCATTCTTTGCCCGCAACGAAGGAACCGTTGACCGCGCCCTTCGCGTCCTGCTCGGCGTTGCCCTGCTGTACTTCGCGTTCAGTGGACGCGGCGTGTGGGGGTACATCGGCATTGTGCCGCTGGTGACCGGCCTGGTGGGCAGCTGCCCGCTCTATTCACTCCTCGGCATGAATACGTGTCCCGTGAAGCGGTGA
- a CDS encoding RNA polymerase sigma factor, which produces MSREAVSGAEQGVDAILLQRTAAGDDGAYRDFVARHEAGVWQRARTLTQSEADAEDLLQEVFLAAWRGASTYRGGSARAWLLTILGHAWSRMRRPSRQVVLEDDETLESLALRAGWGTVGPLVEDEASATIAEAFARLSDEDRRILSLRDIDGVSGEETAAMLGLTVPAMKSRLHRARLRLAAVYQEVRDGSP; this is translated from the coding sequence GTGTCCCGTGAAGCGGTGAGTGGTGCCGAGCAGGGGGTGGATGCCATCCTGCTCCAGCGGACGGCAGCGGGCGACGACGGCGCGTATCGCGACTTCGTCGCCCGGCACGAGGCGGGGGTCTGGCAGCGTGCGCGCACGCTGACCCAGAGCGAGGCCGACGCGGAGGATCTCCTGCAGGAGGTGTTTCTCGCGGCGTGGCGCGGGGCGAGCACGTACCGCGGTGGATCCGCGCGTGCGTGGTTGCTGACGATCCTTGGGCATGCGTGGTCGCGGATGCGACGACCATCGCGCCAAGTGGTGTTGGAGGACGACGAAACGCTGGAGTCCCTGGCCCTGCGCGCCGGGTGGGGGACGGTGGGTCCGCTGGTTGAGGACGAGGCGTCAGCCACGATCGCGGAGGCATTTGCCCGTTTGTCCGATGAGGATCGGCGCATCCTCTCCCTGCGCGACATCGATGGGGTGAGCGGGGAAGAAACGGCGGCGATGCTGGGACTCACCGTCCCGGCGATGAAGAGCCGACTGCACCGGGCGCGCTTGCGCCTGGCGGCCGTCTACCAGGAGGTGCGTGATGGATCCCCTTGA
- a CDS encoding zf-HC2 domain-containing protein → MDPLDVVVAGLSCRQVLGHLGDFLDGDLPGETLAAVQQHLAGCQTCERFGGRVATVVAALREVAVAAADVPPGAHTRLLAHLAAHRP, encoded by the coding sequence ATGGATCCCCTTGATGTCGTGGTCGCGGGGCTGTCGTGTCGCCAGGTGCTGGGCCATCTGGGCGATTTCCTCGATGGCGACTTGCCCGGTGAGACGCTGGCGGCGGTGCAGCAGCATCTCGCGGGTTGTCAAACGTGCGAACGGTTTGGCGGGCGTGTGGCCACGGTGGTGGCGGCCTTGCGCGAGGTGGCGGTCGCTGCCGCCGACGTCCCGCCTGGGGCGCACACGCGTCTTCTTGCGCATCTCGCGGCGCACCGTCCGTGA
- a CDS encoding gamma-glutamylcyclotransferase, whose product MNLFVYGSLRRDTAGLPHPLMATASFIGAATVAGRLYRVSWHPGLILDATAGRVHGELFRFPAGSEAALAALDDYEGDMFALTAVRAQLNTFEELEARTYTWRGDPATATLVADGDWGARETGPLPGPTR is encoded by the coding sequence GTGAACCTCTTCGTGTATGGCTCCCTGCGGCGGGACACCGCCGGTCTCCCGCACCCGTTGATGGCGACGGCGTCATTCATCGGCGCGGCCACCGTCGCCGGCCGGCTTTATCGCGTCTCCTGGCACCCGGGGCTCATCCTCGACGCGACCGCCGGGCGCGTGCACGGGGAGCTCTTCCGCTTTCCGGCGGGCAGCGAAGCGGCGCTCGCCGCCCTCGATGACTACGAGGGTGACATGTTCGCCTTGACCGCCGTCCGCGCCCAGCTAAACACCTTCGAGGAGCTCGAGGCCCGGACCTACACCTGGCGCGGCGATCCGGCGACGGCGACGCTCGTCGCCGATGGCGACTGGGGAGCTCGCGAGACGGGGCCGCTCCCGGGGCCGACGCGCTGA
- a CDS encoding S9 family peptidase, with translation MRTLPRLLLSAALVACGGKGSPGAPATRISLVVDTLHGVAVEDPYRWLEEQGSSEVRDWIAAQQRYADSVMGPTSPLRDSLMQRLTELMDVPNASAPRRAGAHEYFTLRKRGEATAAIYRRPAPKESGPVDVEGTYEKVVDPLAIRDDGTTSVEIIGFTGDGRRLMYSVRDGGPDEITVKVRDLTTMQDLPDSLPAALYASLSFAPDGKGIYFVHRSRTDGPRFKYHALGTDPASDSVLFGNGLAPTAFLNVTSAEGGKYRLMTVGHGWASNEVFVLETKTGTRYEITEGVAAHFAPQFVDGSLWMRTDLDAPRGRVVRVDLANPARDQWKEVIAQGDQVLDGFQVIDSLVWVTWIKDVGHQVTTHTKAGVEVDRIEVRPGSSVTLRGGPKGTLYLTETGFDRPSVTYTVDRATKARAMHEPSKVPFDSGTVEVTQVWYTSKDGTRAPMWVMSKRGAARSATTPALLNGYGGFALSLLPRFDARAAAWVERGGVYAQATLRGGNEFGEEWHKGGMLLNKQNVFDDFNAAAQYLVDSGYTSPAHLAIRGGSNGGLLMGAAITQRPDLYRAAFVGVPDLDMVRFYTFRTHNNMPALLEYGDASRKEEFAAIIKHSPYQAVRDGARYPAVFVQTGINDTRVPPWQARRFTARLQAATGSREPVILYHDLRSGHAGGRSNAGGIELATKELEFLWSRTAKE, from the coding sequence ATGCGAACGCTTCCCCGCCTGTTGCTGTCCGCTGCCCTTGTCGCGTGCGGGGGGAAAGGGAGCCCAGGTGCCCCCGCTACCCGGATCTCCCTGGTGGTGGACACGCTGCATGGAGTGGCGGTCGAGGATCCGTATCGCTGGCTCGAGGAGCAGGGAAGCTCTGAGGTACGCGACTGGATTGCGGCGCAGCAGCGGTATGCGGACTCCGTCATGGGGCCGACGTCGCCACTGCGGGATTCGCTGATGCAGCGCCTGACGGAGTTGATGGACGTGCCCAACGCCAGCGCGCCGCGGCGTGCAGGGGCCCATGAGTACTTCACCCTGCGCAAGCGAGGGGAAGCGACGGCCGCGATCTACCGACGTCCGGCGCCCAAGGAGTCGGGGCCGGTGGATGTCGAGGGGACGTACGAGAAGGTGGTTGACCCGCTGGCGATCCGGGATGACGGGACCACGAGCGTGGAAATCATTGGGTTCACTGGGGACGGTCGGCGGCTGATGTACTCGGTGCGCGATGGCGGGCCGGATGAGATCACGGTGAAGGTGCGCGACCTCACGACCATGCAGGATCTCCCGGATTCCTTGCCGGCGGCGCTGTACGCGAGCTTGTCGTTCGCGCCGGACGGCAAGGGGATCTACTTCGTGCACCGTTCACGCACGGACGGGCCGCGCTTCAAATACCACGCGTTAGGCACAGACCCAGCGTCGGACTCGGTGCTCTTCGGGAACGGTCTGGCACCGACGGCCTTCCTGAACGTGACGTCGGCCGAAGGAGGGAAGTACCGCCTGATGACCGTTGGTCACGGGTGGGCCAGCAATGAAGTGTTTGTGCTGGAGACGAAGACGGGGACGCGTTACGAGATCACCGAGGGGGTGGCCGCCCACTTCGCGCCGCAGTTCGTGGACGGGAGCCTGTGGATGCGGACGGACCTGGACGCGCCGCGCGGGCGCGTGGTGCGGGTCGACCTCGCGAATCCGGCGCGGGACCAGTGGAAGGAGGTCATCGCACAGGGCGACCAGGTGCTGGACGGCTTCCAGGTGATCGACTCCCTGGTCTGGGTGACATGGATCAAGGACGTGGGGCACCAGGTGACCACCCACACCAAGGCCGGGGTCGAAGTGGACCGGATCGAGGTGCGCCCCGGAAGCTCGGTGACGCTTCGTGGCGGTCCAAAGGGAACGCTGTACCTCACCGAGACGGGGTTCGACCGGCCGAGCGTGACGTACACGGTCGATCGCGCAACAAAGGCGCGGGCGATGCACGAGCCGTCGAAGGTCCCATTTGACAGCGGGACCGTGGAGGTGACACAGGTGTGGTACACGTCGAAGGACGGCACCCGCGCCCCCATGTGGGTGATGTCGAAGCGTGGAGCCGCACGGAGTGCGACCACCCCGGCGCTGCTGAACGGGTACGGCGGATTCGCCCTCAGCCTGCTGCCGCGTTTTGACGCACGCGCCGCGGCGTGGGTGGAACGCGGTGGGGTCTACGCGCAGGCGACCTTGCGCGGCGGCAACGAGTTCGGGGAGGAGTGGCACAAGGGTGGGATGCTCCTGAACAAGCAGAATGTCTTTGACGACTTCAACGCGGCGGCGCAGTACCTCGTCGATAGCGGGTACACGAGCCCGGCACACCTCGCCATTCGGGGCGGGAGCAATGGGGGGCTGTTGATGGGGGCGGCGATCACGCAGCGCCCGGATCTCTACCGCGCGGCGTTCGTTGGCGTGCCAGACCTGGACATGGTGCGCTTCTACACCTTCCGGACGCACAACAACATGCCCGCCCTGCTCGAGTACGGGGACGCGTCCCGCAAGGAGGAGTTTGCCGCCATCATCAAGCACTCGCCGTACCAGGCGGTGCGCGATGGCGCGAGGTACCCGGCGGTGTTCGTGCAGACCGGGATCAACGACACGCGCGTCCCACCGTGGCAGGCGCGTCGCTTCACGGCTCGGCTCCAGGCCGCGACCGGTTCACGCGAACCGGTGATCCTCTACCATGACTTGCGATCCGGCCACGCCGGGGGACGCTCGAACGCGGGCGGGATCGAGCTGGCGACGAAGGAACTCGAGTTCCTGTGGAGCCGGACGGCGAAAGAGTGA
- a CDS encoding sulfite exporter TauE/SafE family protein has translation MLVALAVVGIYYLVTLVRGVIKARATENVTPTPSGLAIGFVTNFLDTLGIGSYATTTAAWRALKTIPDEKIPGTLNVGHTIAVIIQTYIFTKIVPVESTTLIPMIIAAMAGSWLGAGVVSGLSRRKIQLGMGGALLGAAILLFTSLMGITPSGGEALGVSGAKLAMALGGNFVLGALMTLGIGLYAPCMILVSLLGMNVQAAFPIMMGSCAFLMPVASGRFLRTGGFDMKAALGLAVGSVPAVLIAAFIVKTLPLTTLRWVVLVVIVYTAATLLRSGMQRTSTTTA, from the coding sequence CTGCTGGTCGCACTCGCCGTCGTTGGCATCTACTACCTCGTGACGCTCGTGCGAGGGGTCATCAAGGCACGCGCGACGGAGAACGTCACCCCAACCCCCAGCGGACTCGCGATCGGGTTCGTCACCAACTTCCTGGACACCCTGGGGATCGGGTCGTATGCCACCACGACCGCCGCGTGGCGCGCACTCAAGACGATCCCGGACGAAAAGATCCCGGGCACGCTGAACGTCGGGCACACCATCGCCGTCATCATCCAGACCTACATCTTCACCAAGATCGTCCCGGTCGAATCCACCACGCTCATCCCGATGATCATCGCCGCGATGGCGGGATCGTGGCTCGGCGCCGGCGTGGTTTCGGGACTCTCACGGCGCAAGATCCAGTTGGGGATGGGCGGGGCGCTCCTCGGCGCTGCCATCCTGCTCTTCACGTCGCTCATGGGCATCACCCCGTCCGGCGGCGAGGCCCTCGGCGTGTCCGGCGCGAAGCTGGCCATGGCGTTAGGCGGCAACTTCGTCCTTGGCGCCCTGATGACCCTTGGCATCGGGCTGTATGCCCCCTGCATGATCCTGGTCAGCCTGCTCGGGATGAACGTGCAGGCCGCCTTCCCGATCATGATGGGTTCGTGTGCCTTCCTCATGCCGGTGGCCAGCGGTCGGTTTCTCCGCACCGGTGGCTTCGACATGAAGGCAGCGCTCGGCCTCGCGGTCGGCAGCGTCCCCGCGGTGCTCATCGCCGCCTTCATCGTGAAGACCCTGCCACTGACGACGCTCCGCTGGGTGGTGCTCGTCGTGATCGTCTACACGGCGGCGACACTGCTCCGGTCGGGAATGCAGCGAACGTCAACCACCACCGCCTGA
- a CDS encoding nuclear transport factor 2 family protein yields MKCTLQLVLALLPFTATDAQPASTESLLRVARWRFEADFKADKAALDSLLAPDLTYGRTSGVRHTKAEVLALVGAGGPYALDYSTPDSLAARVYGETGVVTGLLKVKLTAQPAPYTLRFTDTWVRRNGRWQLVAFQATRLP; encoded by the coding sequence ATGAAGTGCACACTCCAGCTCGTACTCGCGTTGCTGCCGTTCACGGCAACGGACGCGCAACCGGCCTCCACCGAATCGCTCCTTCGGGTGGCCCGCTGGCGCTTTGAGGCGGACTTCAAGGCCGACAAGGCCGCGCTCGATTCCCTCCTCGCGCCCGACCTGACCTATGGTCGCACGAGTGGAGTGCGACACACGAAGGCCGAGGTGCTTGCCCTGGTCGGCGCCGGGGGACCGTACGCGCTCGACTATTCGACCCCGGATTCACTCGCGGCGAGGGTCTACGGAGAGACGGGGGTCGTGACCGGACTGCTCAAGGTCAAGCTCACGGCACAGCCTGCCCCGTACACCCTCCGCTTCACGGATACCTGGGTGCGTCGGAACGGTCGCTGGCAGCTGGTAGCCTTTCAGGCGACTCGACTACCCTGA
- a CDS encoding serine hydrolase produces the protein MRFSTLLVCLTGAALQAQDVESFSTTQLNALKAKSSLYAKHLPSGRTVAIRADAPMNTLSVIKIPVMILAFRDAEAGKLKLTDRHVIKPEDLRRGSGLIQNFDVGLNPTYRDLIEQMIITSDNTATDIMIRTVGLARVNAMLAEFGFKETRLLRTTGDLFREVWIRADAKNATMTDREVFTRGFPGDPQASARSFKLEGDSTRWLGRTTAREMAVMLEGLLNAKYASKQSSDAMVGMLRRQFYASRLPQRIGFRAQVAHKTGDWPPIAGNDVGIIFYPGGPSIVSVFTNQNTGDFFELEATLGRIAERVVDTWK, from the coding sequence ATGCGCTTCTCCACGCTGCTCGTGTGCCTTACGGGCGCCGCCCTCCAGGCCCAGGACGTTGAGTCGTTTTCCACCACGCAGCTCAATGCCCTGAAAGCGAAGAGTTCCCTCTACGCCAAGCACCTGCCGTCCGGCCGTACCGTCGCGATTCGCGCGGATGCGCCCATGAACACGTTGAGTGTCATCAAGATCCCGGTGATGATCCTGGCGTTTAGGGACGCCGAAGCCGGCAAGCTCAAGCTGACGGACCGCCACGTGATCAAGCCGGAGGACCTGCGGCGGGGCTCTGGGCTCATCCAGAACTTCGACGTGGGACTGAACCCGACGTACCGGGACCTGATCGAGCAGATGATCATCACGAGCGACAACACCGCGACAGACATCATGATCCGAACGGTGGGGCTCGCCCGGGTGAACGCCATGTTGGCCGAGTTCGGCTTCAAGGAGACGCGCTTGCTCCGCACCACCGGTGACCTCTTCCGCGAAGTGTGGATCCGCGCGGACGCGAAGAACGCCACGATGACAGATCGCGAGGTGTTCACGCGCGGATTCCCCGGCGACCCGCAGGCATCGGCGCGCAGCTTCAAGCTCGAGGGCGACTCGACCCGCTGGCTCGGCCGAACCACTGCCCGCGAAATGGCCGTGATGCTGGAAGGTCTGCTCAACGCGAAGTACGCCTCGAAGCAGTCGAGCGATGCCATGGTCGGGATGCTGCGGCGCCAGTTCTACGCGTCACGATTGCCGCAGCGCATCGGTTTTCGCGCACAAGTCGCGCACAAGACGGGCGACTGGCCACCGATCGCCGGCAATGATGTCGGCATCATCTTCTACCCCGGCGGCCCGTCGATCGTGAGCGTCTTCACCAACCAGAACACGGGCGACTTCTTTGAACTCGAGGCCACCCTCGGTCGCATCGCGGAACGCGTTGTCGATACGTGGAAGTAG
- a CDS encoding amidohydrolase family protein, with product MTPPGRHPTRRDVIRVGVAAGAALVAPRLGMAAGTQEREVLIRGGRVVNAEGSAVADVRIVGERIAEVGRNLRPAAGTQVIDAAGKLVLPGGIDPHTHLHPSFADDLTSGSQAALAGGITTVGTFATPARGESALDALSRLEATVGREAIADVILHASVWPPTPELIAVLPQLVERGQPSIKFYMVRTDWGANLEMVIKTLEAARAAGVVTMIHCEDGALLAAAVRRLTAAGKTSLEHYPESRPVVAEVTATAQAAGLCEDTRAAMHIVHMSSARALDACRAARAAGAPLTIETRPLFIHLDESKLRGPDHRLFVGQPPLRPRPDVNAMMRGLIDGSIDILATDHAPWTREQKMDPQLNIARVRPGASDLQFMLPMFFSEGVGKRNCSLERFVAATSTNAAKIFGLYPQKGVIRAGADADIAIWDPRLTRPVRAEDDHGKSDYSPYEGWSVTGWPVTVLRRGEVVLADGQLRGAPGSGHLARRTPAARP from the coding sequence ATGACTCCTCCCGGCCGCCACCCCACTCGTCGCGACGTGATTCGCGTCGGCGTGGCCGCGGGCGCTGCCCTGGTTGCGCCGCGCCTGGGGATGGCTGCCGGGACACAGGAACGCGAGGTGCTGATCCGCGGCGGTCGCGTCGTGAATGCGGAGGGCTCCGCCGTCGCCGACGTTCGCATCGTGGGCGAGCGCATTGCAGAGGTAGGGAGAAACCTGCGTCCGGCTGCGGGGACACAGGTGATCGATGCCGCGGGCAAGCTCGTCCTTCCCGGCGGGATCGATCCACACACCCACCTGCATCCCTCCTTTGCGGACGACCTGACGAGCGGATCACAGGCCGCGCTCGCCGGCGGCATCACGACGGTGGGGACCTTTGCCACTCCGGCGCGCGGCGAGTCGGCCCTCGACGCCTTGTCGCGTTTGGAGGCGACCGTCGGGCGCGAGGCCATTGCCGACGTCATCCTGCACGCCTCGGTTTGGCCGCCCACCCCGGAGCTGATCGCCGTCCTGCCGCAGCTCGTGGAACGCGGCCAACCCAGCATCAAGTTCTACATGGTGCGCACGGACTGGGGGGCGAACCTCGAGATGGTCATCAAGACCCTCGAGGCCGCGCGTGCGGCCGGCGTCGTCACGATGATCCACTGCGAGGACGGCGCCCTCCTGGCGGCCGCCGTGCGCCGGCTGACCGCCGCCGGCAAGACGTCACTGGAGCACTATCCTGAATCACGACCCGTCGTTGCCGAGGTGACCGCGACGGCACAGGCGGCGGGACTATGCGAGGACACCCGGGCCGCGATGCACATCGTGCACATGTCGTCCGCCCGCGCCCTCGACGCCTGCCGCGCGGCCCGCGCCGCTGGTGCCCCGCTGACCATCGAGACGCGCCCGCTGTTCATTCACCTGGACGAATCGAAGCTGCGGGGACCGGACCACCGGCTCTTCGTCGGGCAGCCCCCCCTCCGCCCGCGTCCTGACGTCAACGCAATGATGCGTGGGTTGATCGACGGCAGCATCGACATCCTCGCGACGGACCATGCCCCCTGGACGCGCGAGCAGAAGATGGATCCGCAGCTGAACATTGCGCGCGTTCGACCGGGAGCCAGCGACCTGCAGTTCATGCTGCCCATGTTCTTCTCCGAGGGAGTGGGGAAGCGGAACTGTTCGCTCGAACGATTTGTCGCGGCCACGTCGACGAATGCCGCGAAGATCTTCGGCCTGTACCCGCAGAAGGGCGTCATCCGGGCAGGCGCTGACGCCGACATTGCCATCTGGGACCCACGACTCACGCGACCGGTCCGCGCGGAAGACGATCACGGCAAGTCCGACTACTCGCCCTACGAAGGCTGGTCCGTCACGGGGTGGCCCGTCACCGTGCTGCGCCGCGGGGAAGTCGTCCTCGCAGACGGCCAGCTGCGCGGTGCGCCGGGAAGCGGACACCTGGCGCGTCGCACCCCCGCGGCCCGGCCCTGA
- a CDS encoding DUF488 family protein has protein sequence MAIHVVRLGTPRVPGEGVRIGTVRRPPRGVKKTDYASGNWYDTWLPELAPSDALVKVALAANTPKQWAAFEKRYRRELTAPAAAHVLGLLVLLSHRTTFSVGCYCEDEARCHRTILRQVLAEQGARLP, from the coding sequence ATGGCCATTCACGTTGTCCGGCTCGGCACCCCACGCGTTCCCGGTGAAGGAGTGCGGATCGGGACCGTGCGCCGCCCGCCGCGTGGGGTAAAGAAGACCGATTACGCCTCCGGGAACTGGTACGACACCTGGCTCCCCGAGCTCGCGCCGAGTGATGCTCTGGTGAAGGTCGCCCTCGCGGCGAACACCCCCAAGCAGTGGGCCGCGTTCGAGAAGCGCTACCGGCGCGAGTTGACCGCACCGGCCGCAGCCCACGTGCTCGGCCTCCTCGTCCTCCTCTCCCATCGCACCACCTTCTCGGTGGGCTGCTATTGCGAGGACGAAGCCCGCTGTCACCGTACGATCCTCCGACAGGTGCTCGCAGAACAGGGCGCGCGCCTCCCATGA